In the Pecten maximus chromosome 5, xPecMax1.1, whole genome shotgun sequence genome, tcaaaatgcaatatgcataactaggcaccaaggggaacctacatatgaaatttcagaaagatcccttcagtattttctgagaaatagcgataacaaacttcaattgtcaaaatcaaagatggctgcctgtcggccatgttgttttccgattggtctcaaaatgcaatatgcataactaggcactaaggggaacctatgCATGagatttgaaaaagatcccttttgtacgttttgagaaatagcgataacaagaattgtttacggacggacggacggagggacggacggaccacggacgcaaggcgatttgaatagcccaccatctgatgatgatggtgggctaaaaatctgtttaccttccccaaggatgtttctgaccaaatttggttaaaatctagtcagtactttatgactaagtagcgatttaaaggacctctatttcccctataggGCCAGTCACCaatcaaaatctgttccccttttccaaagatgtttctgaccaaattaggttaaAGTCTATTCAGAACTTAAACAAGAGATTTAAAGGGATtaaattatctctatttctcctattgggccctgctCCTCTGGTCCAGGCGGGTCACAACcaccatttattcaaaatctatTTCCCTTCTCCAATGAtcgtttcttactaaattgggttcaaatccattcgtaactttatgactagtaacgaaTTAAATACATTACCTCGaactatttccccttttggggccccgcccctctggccctgggggtcagtcattgcttatgcaaaatctgttcccccaacgatgtttatgaccaaattgggttcaaatcccatCAATAACatttgacaagtagcgatttaaagcaaTGTTGACGGACGAACGGCGGATGCCGTGCCATGGCATCAGGTCACCAGACCTTTGGTCCAGGCGAGCTAAAAATAAGCCAGTTTTTACCAGTCCACTAGCCAGTTTCCAGTCTGGTGTAGGCGTCCTACCCGCCCACGTTTGATTTCATTGCATTCCATCATGCAAACAGTTCAGTCTCCATGTTAACTATACCAGTGCTGTATTCCGATGATGTCAACTATACCAGGACTTGTTTAGTGTTATTTGTATATACTCTGTTAACTATATCAGTGCTTGtttaatgttatttgtatatattctgaTGTTAACTATATCAGTGCTTGtttaatgttatttgtatatattctgttaactatatcagtgcttgtttaatgttatttgtatataatattctgATGATGTTAACTATACCAGTGcttgtttaatgttatttttatatattccGATGATGTTCCTGTATTGTATGTATCGATCTGAGTGTTCAATAAAGATCTTTTCTCACTATGAAGGACAAACCATGAATAGTATCCACCATACACGTATAACGTTAATATATGTAGGGATACTCTACGGCGTAACTCTACAAATAAGAAGTCCAATTCGATCATTCTTCCAGGGATTCCTGAACCTGTTACATAGGTATTTTACTGGAACGGAATTAAGTCCTACTAGGACTATTTGGTTAAGCAAAGTCAGTGGTGTAGAAATCAGGGACGCAACATGTTTATACCTAGAACTGGCATATAGTGTAATGTAGAGAGTTTGTCAACATGgagaatattttcaatatattgaGAGTTCAAAAAGTACAGATGGAGTTTCTCTTTTAAAGTGGGCATTCGTTGAGGCTTTGTATGAGGGAACTCCTGCTATGAataatatatcacaaaacaGATTTCAcattcattttaaatgttaGTTAGAAATAGAAGCCTCCAATGGGTGGCTACTTTGTGACAATCTTTGGCtagttttcagaaaaaaaaaaagaaaagaaaagagtAGAAAACAGAAAGTGGGGGACATAATAACATTGAGGACATTTAAGGAAAAGAGGAGAAAACAACTGCATTCCGGAGCCACTGGACCAAACTACAGGCATGTGTCTAGTTagtaattatagaaaaaaatattagcccttattcctatatcaacaaggtgtagcACTGAAGATTGGACAATGCATTGGATGTGTAATGGAAGAAGGCAATCTATCTAATCTTAAGAGCTGTTTTAAAATGGACAGTTTGATTGGCCGACAattatagttagtattgtttacagacaTGTTGATGATGCCAATCCATCTAAAATCAATGCCATAGTCGTATAGGTGAGACAAAACTCAATTGTAGGTAACTATGGTTACATAGTCGTATAGGTGAGACAAAAATCAATTGTAGGGAATTCTGATTTAATGTAGGAATGAAGAACTCAGCAACATATTCCCAGACAGtggttttattttgtcactTTAAGTTAATGTTCATGCCCTTATGAGCTCTTGGCTGCCATCCTCCTGTCCCTCTCTTCAGCGATGGACAGCTTAACACCCTTACCGCGGGGCAGGGAGATCCAGGGCTTGTTTCCTTTGCCGATCACAAATACATAGCTCAATCTGAAAACAAGAAGAGAACATAACCTTTTTTACTAATAAGGCTCCAACACATCGTGAAAGTGGTAGGATTCTAAATCTAATATTCTTTGTATAACTTCATGCAATGTTTCACATATTTCGCAAGCAAATTCAAAGATATATCACTTAAATTCATTACGGCCAACTTCCTTTCAATGAAAATGatacaaattttcaaaatttctctCAAGTTAAGTCATTCTGTAATTTTTCCTGATCATTGGGCATCAAAAATCCCTCTCatttataaagatatttaaCTTTAATAATATCCTCAGGAAATTATGCATCCTTTTTCAGAAAGCAAAAAACTAAATAACTTTTACTGCTTCAGACAATCTTTAAGAAACGTAGAGAGGTCCAATTGAGCTCCACTTACCTTGTTGCAAATGTGTGTCCTAAAGCATCCTTGATGTGTACAATGTCAAAAGAACCTGGATGCCTCTCTCTGTGCTGAATGACACCAACTCGCCCCAAGTTATGGCCTCCAGTGATCATACAAAGGTTACCTACAgaacaaaacaacatttaattTTGTGTGAACCTTATGTCCTCATCAGCCTTTCTGTGagctattccagtaaaacatctactcAACAGGAGAAATCCAGGTAAAGAAATGTTTGATGTTCCAATGAAATCTGTTGACAGTGTTGTGTAGTATCCAAGAAAAGAGCCAGTGTCGGCCCCCAATTATCATTTCTGCTCAGGACTCCATATCCTTCCGACAACCAAAACATACTTATGCAAAGTAATGCGTAATGATCAAATTAAATTGGCCATGTCCAAGCCTCCAGCATGGGCCCCATTGAAActtgaaattattgaatatgGAATTACTAGGAATGGAGACAATCGTTAAATCATTCAAATAATGACATCACAAATCATCTTGAAATGTGTCCCAATAGGCCAACTTTTAGCATTAACCCAATCTGTTGGCAGGTTCTCAATTATGTTATTAATTCAGAATGCAATGGGACAACAGGCCAGACCgagacactatatatatacgcCACCCCACAAAATGGTGGGGGAATAATAATATCaatcaaaactatttttaaagTGTCACTTGTGATATTAACTTCAACATTTCATTGTATCAAATCATTGGTAATGCCCAAAAAACACATGTCAGTGGGCGACCGTTGAGAGAAGTTGCTCTTGGCCTCATTTTGACTACACATGATCACGGAACAGATGAAGTATAGCTTCGATAGGGCCAGTGATAATAATGAAACATATCTTTCTATTCCTATTAATTTACACAAAACTTGAAACTTGAAATAAAAGTGATTTCTATTGGGAAAGAATTCCCTTACTTtaatgatttctttattttaaattttgaacaaactttgtagctcttcatcccagcatgctaaaggccCAAGATCAGGCAtgtgggcctcttggttattgagaaaatgtTATTTCAAGATTTAGGTTTTAGCATATATGATTcctgctgtgaccttgaaagaaagtaaaggtcattcatttcaactaTCTTGATTGTTCTTCACCCTAGCATACTGAAGGCCCAATATCGGGTCTCTGGACTTTGCTGAACGAAAAGAAGCCATTTGAAGATTTTATATTTGATCCCTAGCCTGTGACTCTGAATGAAGGTTGaagtaattcatttgaataatctTGATAGCTCTTTCAACCAATCATACTAAGGCCCATATCAGATCTCTGGGCCTTTTGCTAAGTGAGATGTCAtttaagattttagcatattcaACGAGACGGGACACACACTACAGGGCTTTTTCTGCAGGTCTTTTTGGGGTTGTTATGGGCCCAATTCCCAATCAGAATTATTTCAATTCAAAGCCGAATTCCAAAATTTTGCAGTTTattcctgaaaaaatcttttccAATTCCcaaattttcttcccaaaatgaggcAAAAAGGGCCCATCCCAGACtagtgaaaaaaaacaaaaaaaacctgcACTATATATGCTACCCCACAAAATGATTGGTGCATAATAATGTCaatgaaaactatttttaaagTATCACTTGTGATATTAACTTCAACATTTCATTGTATCAAATCATTGGTAATGCCCAAAAAACACGCGTCAGTGGGCGACCGTTGAGAGAAGTTACTCTTGGCCTCATTTTGACTACACATGATCACGGAACAGATGAAGTATAGCTTCGATAGGGCCAGTGATAATAATGCAACATATCTTTCTATTCCTATTAATTTATACAAAACTTGAAACTTGAAAGAAAAGTGATTTCTATTGGGAAAGAAATTCCTTActtaaatgatttcttttttttagtaACACAATTTATTGAAATGCTGCTTTGACAAGAACTTGAAACAAGTAGATTGGTCAAAAGTATCAATTTTCATTAGGCGACCCAATGGACCACTGCTAGTGTTGAACCCTTGTGTTGATTCTTGAGAAgatgtttaaaagattttagcatatctGAGCCATGTagccttgaatgaaggtcaaggccatcaatttgaacaaactttgtagcccttcacccaagcatgctaaaGGCCTAAGATCAGGCATGTGGcccctcttggttattgagaaaatgtTATTTCAAGATTTAGATTTTAGCATATatgatccctgtgaccttgaaagaaggtcagggtcattcatttcaacaaacttaaTTGTTCTTCACCCTAGCATACTGAAGGCCCAATATCGGGTCTCTGAACTTTGCTGAACGAAAAGAAgttatttgaagattttatcatatttgatcCCTAGCCTGTGACCCTGAATGAAGGTCGaagtaattcatttgaacaatcttgatagctcTTTCAAGCAATCATGCTAAGGCCCATATCAGatctctgggcctcttgctaATTCTATAAGTGAgatgtcatttaaagattttagcacatGTAACGAGACGGGACACACACTACAGGGCTTTTTCTGCTGGTCTTTTTGGGGTTGTTAATGGGCCCAATTCCCAATCAGAATTATTTCAATTCAAAGCCGAATTCCAAAATTTTGCAGTTTattcctgaaaaaatctttcccaattcaccaattttcttcccaaaatgaggcAAAAAGGGCCCATCCCAgactagtaaaaaaaaaaaactgcacTATATATGCCACTCCACAAATGATTGGGGCATAATAATGTCaatgaaaactatttttaaagTATCACTTGTGATATTGACTTCAACATTTCATTGTATCAAATCATTGGTAATGCCCAAAAAACACATGTCAGTGGGCGACCGTTGAGAGAAGTTGTTCTTGGCCTCATTTTGACTACACATGATCACGGAACAGATAAAGTATAGCTTCGATAGGGCCAGTGATAATGAAGTAACATACCTTTCTATTACTATTGATTTACACAAAACTTCTGAAATGATTCAAGCCTTTAATTTGACTTCAGTGTTGTGGATGCTGGATGCTTTTTCCTGTAAAATATCCACCTACTCTAGGTTTGTCGAACAGGGCCCACCATTAGAATccatttaattcaaataatacattttaatcagGCTGCATTCTCTCCAGAACAGAATTTCTTTATTCCTGGATTCCTCCTGCTAGATATATATTCTAATGGAATATCCCTAACATTATAAACCACAAAAGAATTTCACTTTTACAATCAGGATGTTGGTCTCTTACCGGAATCAAATTTGATGAACTCCTTCATTTTGCCAGAGGCAATATCCACCATGATGGTGTCGTTGACCTTAGTCAAGGGGTCAGGGTAGCGGATAGTCCTAGCATCATGGGTGGTCAACATTGGTACACCTTTAGCTCCAACAGTCACTCGCTTCACTCGGCACAGTTTGTACTGAAAAAAATACACCAGAgtttttacacaaatataatgcTAATACACACACCTAATGGGGTTCGATGTCCAATTTTTCATCCATCTTTTCgtttcaaaatgaaatgttttaaaagtatAAACCACAGAAACACTTGTCCTTATTAagttatgtaaaaaaaacattacctTGGCCTCCTCTGGTTTGATGCGGTGAACTGTAAATCGTCCTTTTACATCATACAGGAGTCTGAAGTTCTCATTTGTCTTTTCAATGGTGATGACATCTAAAACATAGAAGGTCATTAGGTTTATTGTCATGTTTATCATGGAAGAGTGCACTATTTGGTCAGATTTTGAAATCTATGTATCAAATCATTGGTAATGCCCTCCAAACACTAGCTAGTGGGCGACCGTTGACAGATGTTCCTCTCAGGCTCAATTTGACTATACATTACCACATGTTAAATCAAGTATCGCTTCAATAAGACctttcaatatttatttcttcACCCTAAATTTTACAATGCAGCAAAACATGTCGTTTTTCATTAACCCAGTTATTCCAATGGCCTTATGCCTTACATTTCTAGACTATAACTTTCGCCTTTGAGAAACTCGAGGtaaattaatcaaacaaaaaccAGACTTTTTACTGGCATATCAGATCTTCAAAACATGCATTTTAATCAGAACATGCATCAATGCTATTTGCCCCAATTTTCTGggaaaaaaaagtcaaaatttcTCAATTAACGACAGGATTGCATAACTAAAACACTACATAAGAGACTTCTGGTCGGCCGATGTATTATCCGACGTTATTGTGCTTACTGTCACCTCTTAATTTCCCAGAGAACTATCCTTTAAAGCACAGGACGTCTGTTCAACATACCGGGTAGAAATAACACTGCTTACTCACCCATAAAACCAGCTGGGTAGTCCTTGGCCGTTCTCACCTTCCCGTCAACTTTGATCAGCCTCTGGTTAACGATCTTCTTAACTTCATCGTATGTGAGGGCATACTTTAGTCTATTACGTAGGAAAACGATCATGGGAAGGCATTCCCTCAACTTGTGTGGGCCAGTGCTAGGTCGAGGAGCAAAGACACCACTCAGTTTGTCCAGCATCCATGACTTGGGCGCCGTAAGGCGCTTCATAGACTTCCTACGTCCTCGATAACCCTGAAATCAAAATCATGGGAGTCAAAACGATAAACATAACTCGTACTGCAGTGGAAGGCACAACGCTGGCCATGCTCTTCCGTAGAACATAAGTGTCCGGTCCTGCGATTATTGGTCAGTTTAGGCTTATAGTAGATTAACTATGGGGGTACTTGCTTAAATATCTTGCAAATTTTCATCTCAAAGGTCCAGATGcctaaatatacacaaattCTAACGAATGCAGACATAAGCGTATCAGTAATGAAAATGGGAAAGCGAATCCTGTTTACATGAAATACACGTAAAATAGAAGAGTTTAAAAGCGAATAATTTATTTACTGGAGCGTATATGGGTAAAATATCGAGATATTTATTATTTCTGATGTTTGTTTAATGCATAAACGTACAAAATTTGtttctaaaaacaatttttaagcTAGGATTGAACGGAttatatatcacatgtcaaaTGTTGTGACCCACCATTTTGGCTATACACTGTGAAAAGGCCGATCTAGTTAACCGGAAGTAGAAATGTAGGAGTACATAATCAACCAAACGGATAAAAAAAGACGAAAGAAATGCTAAATGGAACGAATCGATACATTGCCATTGTcagaaaatttaatttcaaagtggcgaaaattaaaacaatgatttgAAAGTCTACACAATATATTCAAAAATGGCAAATGTatgaaattaatgttttaaataaactGACAAAAAAGACAGAAGTGGAACTAAATGGAGCGAAATCGGCAAACAATTTAAACGAACATTGAATGGaccattatttaaaaaatggaaatgtataaatatgtgaATGTCTGACATAAACTTTTGGACAAAGTGGGCGTGCACTGTCAATGATTTTACTTATTTTTCCAAGTTGGTATGCAGTACGAAATCAGAGAATAAAGAATGCAATTCTTTCCTCCAGACACAGAATCTCGTAAGAGAAAATTATGACGCAGACAATTTCTATTGTGTAGATTAAGAAAAGGGCAGTGCACTCATATCTATTTTCCCAAACTGGAGCACGAGGATCAATCGGAAAGCTCTGCAGTGCAAAAACTTAAGTCTGATTACCGATTGAGATTGAATAACATATGGGACAGTCAGCATATTTTTGGACACCTGGCCGATTCAGGGAATAATTAAAATCAGAATGTATTTTTGCTACTCCAGAAAGATTTTTCTTAATGTTCCTAACCTTTCTTTGTGATGTCATACATGTGACATAACAATTAAAAACCAATATTGGAATCTTAAGGCAGTCACAGATCGACCGTGTATTCATTATGTGCGTGCAGTATGCTAGGACATTGATAACGagattgtaaatataaattcaGATGCATCCAGAaacgtgtatatcagatatatacgtgtaaccctggtaaacaCTAGCCGCAATATATCAGCACTAGCCCAATTTTCGGAGGAGGACAattttttatagccttaaaaatgccttggcgcccccccccccccccccccccccccccccccccctccttccgacccctcgccaaaaaataaaaataaaaatcgcATTATCACTAACTTACTGGACCCCCAgcctttcgaaaatcctggatccgcgcctgggAAAGATGGTTTTGTCATATTTCTTGAAGATATCTCTGCGGCTGCCTAAACAAGAAATAGATTGAAAATGGATGCTGTtcatatatatcttaatttcacggaaagtaatgaaattaatttttgaaaatgactATGTTTCCCCATTTACTGATATTTTAAGAAGATTCAAACTTGATTTTTTACATGTGACGCGTATCAAATATATGGCCTCTGAGGTTTTTAAGATTTTATGTCACCATCTATTTTACAAGGTCTTATTGAGAGGAAAGAAGTGTTTTTACAATCTTAGACAGGATAATCTGGTAAGGATTCCTAAGGTGAACACCTTCACTTATGGGAAGAGATCTGTTCGGCTTGCAGCCTCCCAGGTGGGGAACAGCTTGTCGAATCAGCGAAGATTAGTTGAGAATTACGAGTCTTTTCGGAGACTGCTCCGCACCTGGGATACCGATGTCTGTTCATGTGCCATCTGTGTACTCACGGTGCAGTGTGAGTCGTTCCCCCTTTGGAGTTCTTAGTCATTTTTTCTTAGTCATTTTTTAACGAAAAGTCAATAACTTTCTCTACACGAGCAAG is a window encoding:
- the LOC117328260 gene encoding 40S ribosomal protein S4-like, giving the protein MGYRGRRKSMKRLTAPKSWMLDKLSGVFAPRPSTGPHKLRECLPMIVFLRNRLKYALTYDEVKKIVNQRLIKVDGKVRTAKDYPAGFMDVITIEKTNENFRLLYDVKGRFTVHRIKPEEAKYKLCRVKRVTVGAKGVPMLTTHDARTIRYPDPLTKVNDTIMVDIASGKMKEFIKFDSGNLCMITGGHNLGRVGVIQHRERHPGSFDIVHIKDALGHTFATRLSYVFVIGKGNKPWISLPRGKGVKLSIAEERDRRMAAKSS